One Microcaecilia unicolor chromosome 8, aMicUni1.1, whole genome shotgun sequence DNA window includes the following coding sequences:
- the LOC115476166 gene encoding free fatty acid receptor 2-like: MVPKPECKALYLVIYIVTIITGFPSNLLALHALIHKLRSKPTPNAILLFNLTVSDLSFLAFLPFKVAEVLEGHWSLPSFLCPLSGLFYFSTIYSSTLFLTAVSVERYLGVAFPIKYKMYRKPGYAIAVSCFLWLCSFAHCSIVYITEYQYRENSSQRFLCYDNFTKEQLKILLPFRLELGITLFCIPFIVTTYCYFSFVKILISSPHIHREKKQRAVGLVLATVAVFIICFAPYNISHVVGYIQQENPSWRDEALLLSTLNACLDPIIFYFSSSAVQNSCKKCLQRLYMCNSFLGLCQFSNQQAAKENQHHTDSSQAHISRL, encoded by the coding sequence ATGGTTCCCAAACCAGAATGCAAAGCGCTGTACCTGGTCATCTATATCGTTACCATCATCACTGGCTTCCCCAGCAACCTGTTGGCACTCCATGCCTTGATACACAAATTGCGATCCAAGCCTACTCCCAACGCCATTCTCCTCTTCAACCTGACCGTCTCGGACCTCTCTTTCCTAGCTTTCTTGCCCTTCAAAGTAGCTGAGGTCCTGGAGGGCCACTGGTCCTTGCCCTCGTTCCTCTGCCCTCTCAGTGGCCTCTTTTATTTCAGCACTATCTACTCCAGTACTCTGTTTTTGACCGCTGTCAGTGTGGAGCGCTATCTGGGTGTGGCCTTCCCAATCAAGTACAAGATGTACCGGAAACCTGGCTATGCCATAGCTGTTAGTTGCTTCTTATGGCTCTGTTCCTTTGCCCACTGCAGCATCGTCTACATCACAGAGTATCAGTATAGGGAGAATAGCAGCCAGAGGTTCCTCTGCTATGACAACTTCACCAAAGAGCAATTGAAGATCCTTCTTCCCTTCCGCCTGGAGCTTGGGATCACACTCTTCTGCATTCCATTCATTGTGACCACCTACTGCTATTTTAGCTTTGTTAAGATCCTCATCTCCTCACCTCACATCCACCGTGAGAAGAAGCAGAGAGCTGTGGGCCTTGTCCTGGCCACCGTTGCAGTTTTCATCATCTGCTTTGCACCATACAACATCTCCCATGTAGTGGGTTACATCCAGCAGGAGAACCCCAGCTGGAGGGACGAAGCACTACTGTTAAGTACGCTCAATGCCTGCTTGGACCCTATAATCTTCTATTTCTCATCCTCTGCCGTCCAGAACTCCTGCAAAAAGTGCTTGCAAAGGTTGTACATGTGCAACTCCTTTTTGGGTCTGTGTCAATTTTCCAACCAGCAGGCTGCAAAAGAAAACCAGCATCACACAGACAGCAGCCAAGCACACATTTCCAGGCTGTGA